In Anopheles bellator chromosome 2, idAnoBellAS_SP24_06.2, whole genome shotgun sequence, the genomic stretch ACTCGCTGTCGTTCATTCCGAGTTTTCCACGGTTCCAGATCGAGATACTGAAGATCATCGACAATGTGGCGAAATCGGTCAAAAGCTTTCCACGAATCGAGCGACAGATCTATCCCGACTTTCCCTGTCCACACGATGTTTTGAGGGTGTGTGAATGATGCGTTTGAGCAGACGTAACGCGTGTTTTAACCTTCCCTGGAATTGCAGCCCGAAATTCCGCCCGAAGTGATCAACGTGTGTAAGCAAAGAATTCACGAGATACTGGAGGAGCAACGCATCGGGCCCGAGCTGCGGATGCAGGATTTCGACAACTACATGACCCTGATGAACGGCTCGGACATCGACGAGATCGAGCGGTTCATGGAGAAACGGCCAAGCTTCGAGGAGTACTGCACCTACATTCAGCGGTACAAAAAGATGGAGAACGATGTGGCACGCGAAATCTACGGTGTGTTGTCGATGGGTTTCTACGAGTTTCATCGCGAAGGTCTGATCGACACGCTGGAGGGGTTGGCCAAGTTCATGCAGCAAGAGCTGATCGCGAAGATGACGGCCGACCAGCAGAGCGGGGCCCATCAGCTGGCAATTGAGTACGAGGCGATATCGATGAAAATCACCACCATCCCGAAGGACACGGTCGAGCTGATGTCACTGAAGGCGTACGCTATCCAGATGGAGGAGACGACCATACCGGAGATGGAGGAACGGTTGAAGAAAAACCTGCACCACCTACTCTACCTGACGGACTACACGATCTACACGCCGCTGGAAATCAAGCAGAACAACAACACGTTCCAGTGGTACATGAAAATGGCGACTATTTTTCAGGACCACAAGAACATCGTCGGGGAGAAGGTGATCGAGTATCAGGACGCGCTGAAGCGGCGCATCGAAAGTTTCCGGCGCGACCTGGAGCTGTTCTGGCAGCAGGTCAAGGAGTACGACTCGTGGGGTGACATTAAGAACCTGCAAAAGTACAAAAAGAAAGCCACCGCCCTCGACAACAAGCTGGTGGCCGCCATGGAAAAGATTGACCATATCAACGAGGAGGAGACGGCGTACGGCTGGGACCTGTCGCAGTACCCCATTCGGAAGCAGTGCCACGACAAGCTGGCGCCGTACAAGCAGCTGTACGACGCCGGGCAGGAGTTTATGGACAAACATGATCTGTGGATGCACTCGCAGGTCGGTTCGCACGATCCGGAGCAGGTCGACGACACGGTGGGAACGCTGTACCGCAGCGTGTTCAAGCTGGAGAAGCATTTTTCCGATTCGTACCAAACGCAACGCCTGGCACACGATGTGAGCAGCAACGAAACGGATGCGTCAACGCGTGACTAAAATGTGCTGCTCGTATGTTTCAGATCAAGAACCGCATCGATCAGTTCAAGACGCACATGCCGATCGTCCAAACGTTGGGCAACCCCGGCATGAAGGAGCGCCACTGGGAGCAGGTGTCGGAAATCATTGGGTTCCCGATACGCATCTCGGCCGAGCTGACGCTCGAACGGGTGATCGACTACGGGTTGGACGATTACATACAGCGCTTCGAGACGATTTCGGAGAGTGCGACGAAGGAGAACAACCTCGAGAAGGCGATGATCAAGATGGTGAACGAGTGGAGCGATATGGCGTTCGTGGTCCTGCCGTACCGCGACACCGGCACCTACATCCTGTCGGCGATCGACGACATTCAGGTGCTGCTGGACGATCACATCATCAAGACGCAAACGATGAAAAGCTCGCTGTACATCAAACCGTTCGAAAAGGATATCATGTAAGTTGggttgggcaaaaaaaaaatgggggcCACAATAATTAATTCTCTGCGCGTGCCACAAGGGCCTGGGAGAAGAAGCTGATGCTTCTGCAGGACATCCTCGATGATTGGCTGAAGGTGCAGACGACCTGGATGTATTTGGAGCCGATCTTTTCGAGCCCGGACATTCAATCGCAGATGCCGGAAGAGGGTCGCCGATTCAGTGCGGTCGACAAGATCTGGAAGGATCTGATGAAGTCGGTTCACGCCGACACGAAGGTTCTGGTTGTGCTGGAAATAGACAAAATGTCGGAGAAACTGAAGAAATCCTACGGCCTGCTGGAGGTCATCCAGAAGGGCTTGAACGAGTACCTGGAAAAGAAACGGCTTTACTTCCCGCGGTTCTTCTTCCTCTCGAACGACGAGCTGCTGGAGATCCTGTCGGAAACGAAGGATCCCACGCGCGTCCAGCCGCACTTGAAGAAGTGCTTCGAGGGTATTGCCTCGCTGCACTTCACCGAAGCCCTCGACATCACGATGATGCGCTCGAGCGAGGGCGAGGAGGTCGAGCTGGTCGAGGAGGTGTCCACGGGCAAGGCGAAGGGCCAGGTGGAAAAGTGGCTGCTCGATCTGGAGCGCTCGATGAAGAGGAGCATCCACCTGAAGGTGGCCAACTCGTACGAGGCGTACACGGAAACCGAACGCCACCGGTGGATGCTGATGTGGCCGGGCCAGTGTATCCAGTGCATCTCCTGCGCCTTTTGGACGCTGGAGACTACGCTGTGTTTCGACAGCGAAAACCCGGTCGCGGCGCTGGAAGAGTACCTGGAGACGTGCAAGGTTCAGATATCGTTCATCGTGGACCTGGTCCGCGGGAAGCTGGCCATGCAGAATCGCCTCACGCTCGGGGCACTGGTCGTGCTGGATGTTCATGCGCGCGACGTGCTGCTGGAACTGATCGAGAAGCGAACGGGGCAGGTGGACGACTTCAACTGGTTGGCCCAGCTGCGTTACTACTACGAGGAGCAGAACCTGGCCACCCGTATGATCAACTCGACGCTCCCGTACGGGTACGAGTACCTCGGTAACACCTCCCGGCTGGTGATCACCCCGCTCACGGATCGCTGTTTTCGGACGCTGTTCGGGGCACTCCACCTGCACCTCGGGGGAGCACCGGAGGGACCGGCCGGGACGGGTAAGACGGAGACCACCAAAGACCTGGCGAAAGCGGTCGCCAAGCAGTGCGTCGTGTTCAACTGTTCCGACGGGCTGGACTACATCGCGTTGGGCAAGTTTTTCAAGGGGCTCGCCTCGTGCGGTGCCTGGTCGTGCTTCGATGAGTTCAACCGCATCGACTTGGAggtgctgtcggtggtggcacagCAAATTCTGACCATCCAGCGGGGCATCAATGCCGGTGCGTCCACGATGGTGTTCGAGGGCACCACGCTGACGCTCGATCCGACCTGCGCCGTGTTCATCACGATGAACCCGGGCtacgccggccggtcggagCTGCCGGACAACTTGAAGGCCCTGTTCCGCTCCGTCGCCATGATGGTGCCGGACTACGTGCTGATCTCGGAGATCGAGCTGTACGCTTTCGGCTTCCTTAACGCCAAACCGCTGGCGGTGAAGATCGTGGCCACGTATCGCCTATGCTCGGAGCAGCTCAGCTCGCAGCCTCACTACGACTACGGGATGCGCGCGGTCAAGTCGGTACTGAAGGCGGCCGGTGCACTGAAACTGCGCTACCCGGGCGAATCGGAAGACATATTGGTGCTGCGGTCGATCAAGGACGTAAATTTAGCGAAATTCCTCACCCAAGATGTGGCCCTGTTCCAGGGCATCATCTCGGACCTGTTCCCGGGCGTGGCGCTCCCGGCACCGGACTACGCAGTGTTCGACGAGGCCGTGCGGGGGGCCTGCACGAAGCACAACAAGCAGTGCACCCCGTTCTTCCTCGAGAAGGTGCAGCAGCTGTACGAGATGATCGTAGTGCGACACGGGCTGATGCTCGTGGGCCCGCCGCTGGGGGGCAAAACGACAGCGTACCGTGTGCTGGCTGAAGCGTTGGCTAGCATCGAGGAgtcagcgagcgagatggGCGAGCACCGGGTCCAGTACACCGTGATCAACCCGAAGGCCATCACGATCGGGCAGCTGTACGGGCAGTCGGACCCGGTGTCGCAGGAGTGGAGTGACGGGATCCTGGCGGTCAGCTACCGCCAGTACGCCCAAAGCACGAGccccgaccggaagtggctgaTTTTCGACGGTCCGGTCGATGCGATCTGGATCGAGAACATGAACACGGTGCTGGACGATAACAAGAAGCTGTGCCTGATGTCGGGCGAGATCATTCAGCTCGCCCCGACCACGAACCTCCTCTTCGAGGTGATGGACCTGGACGCGGCTTCGCCCGCCACCGTGTCCCGGTGCGGTATGATCTTCATGGAACCGCTGGCGCTGGGCTGGGAGCCGCTGCTGGAGTCGTGGAAGACCACGCTGCCCCCGGCCCTGCACTCGCTGAACAAGCAGGTGATCACGCAGATGTTTCACCGCTTctgcccgctgctgctgtggttcgTGCGCAGGGGCGGCGGGCTGCGCGAGATGCTGCCGACGAGCGACTCGAACCTCGTCCTGTCGGTGATGCACTTGTTCGACTGCTTCATGGACGACTACCGGAACGAGGCGTACATGAAGGCGGTCTCGGAGGTGGACGTGCGGGCGCAGCTCGAGGGGGTGTTCTTCTTTTCCTGCATTTGGGCTATTGGCGGCCCGCTCGAGACCGACAGTCGGTGCCGCTTCAGCGAACTCTTCCGCGCACTGACCGAGAAAGTGTTTCCGCCGGAGCTGAACGAGAAGTTCCGCATACCGGAGCATCTGCAGGTGCCGCCACTGCCGAAGCCATTCATCTTCCAGATCCCGAGGGGTGGCACCGTCTTCGACTACCGCTTCACGAAGGAGGGCAAGGGGAAGTGGCGCCCGTGGGCCGAGGAGATTGGCCAGAGCACCAGCATCCAGCGGGACGTGCCGGTGAATCAGGTGATCGTGCCGACGGTCGAAACGATACGCATCGGGGCGCtcctggagctgctggtgcagcACGGCAAGTGTCTGCTGCTCGTCGGGCCCACGGGCACCGGCAAGAGCGTCTACACGATCGACTTCCTGCTCAAGCGCAACGACACCAACGTCTTCAAGCCGCTGCTGATCGCGTTCTCGGCGCAAACGACCGCCAACCAGGTGCAGGACATCATCATGTCGAAGCTGGACAAGCGGCGCAAGGGCGTGTACGGGCCGCCGCTCGGTAAGAGGTGTGTCGTGTTCATCGACGACGTGTCGATGCCGATCCGCGAAACGTACGGCGCCCAGCCCCCGATCGAGATCGTGCGCATGTGGCTCGACCACCGCCTCTGGTACGACCGGAAGGACGTGACCGCGATGAAGCTGGTCGACCTGCAGCTGATGTGCGCGATGGGGCCGCCGAGCACCGGCAACACCGTGTCGGCCCGCTTCTCCCAGCACTTCAACGCCGTCGCGATGGACGAGTTCGACGACCAGACGCTTCAGCAGATCTTCAGCAAGATCGTGCTGTGGCACCTGGATACGCGCGGTTTCTCCAAGGAGTTCGATCCGTGCATCGACGAGATCGTGCTGTCGACGCTGCAGCTGTACCGCCAGGCGCGGGCCATCCTGCTGCCGACGCCGGCCAAGTGTCACTATCTGTTCAACTTGCGCGACTTCTCGCGCGTCATCCAGGGTGTGCTGCTGTCCGTGCCGGAGGGCACCGAAACGCTCAACTCCATGCGGCGCCTCTGGGGCCACGAGATCCTGCGCGTCTACGGCGACCGGCTGGTGGACGACGCCGACCGGGAGTGGCTGTTCCAGGAGCTGTGCACCGTGATCCGCGAGTACATGAGGGAGGATCCGAAGGTCCTGTTCGAGCGGTTCGTCGAAGGCAACGAGCTGACCGAGACGTCGCTCCGGGCGCTCATGTTCTGCGACTTCACCAACCCGAAGGCGGACACGAAGCTCTACCTCGAGGTGATGGACATCGAGGAGCTCAGCTTCGTCGTCGAGTCGTACCTGGTGGAGTTCAACAACATGTCCAAGAAGCCGATGTCGCTGGTGCTGTTCCGGTTCGCGATCGAGCACCTGTCCCGTATCTGCCGCATCATCAAGCAACCCCGCAGCCACGCCCTGCTGGTGGGAGTCGGTGGTTCCGGCCGGCAGTCACTCGCCCGTATCGCCTCGCACATTTGCTCGTACGAATTATACCAGGTCGGTGCGGAAGGGGTGTGGGTTGCTTGCGACGTACCTCATTAACCCACCGATCTGGGCTCTGGGTGCTTTTCCGCAGGTGGAAATCTCCCGTCAATACGGCATGACGGAGTGGCGCGATGATATGAAGAATTTGCTGAAAAAAGTTTGCGGTGCCGATCAGCACATTTGCTTCCTGTTCACCGACACGCAGGTCAAGGAGGAGGGCTTCCTGGAGGACATAAACAATCTGCTCAACTCGGGTGAAATTCCCAACCTCTTCACCAACGAGGAGAAGAGTGAGATCATCGAACGAATGCGCCAGATGGACCGGCAGAAGGAGAAAAGTCAGCAAACCGACGGCAGCATCGTGGCGCTCTTCAATCTGTTCGTCACGGTAAGGTGTGGCCTCTGGCCAGTGGTGGACGAAGCTAATCTTCTGCTTACCCAATCACTTGCAGATCATCCGCGATCAACTTCACATCGTGTTGTCCATGTCGCCGATTGGCAGCGCTTTTCGTAACCGTGTCCGTAAGTTCCCATCGATCGTGAACTGCTGCACGATCGATTGGTTCCAGCCGTGGCCGAAGGATGCtctgacggcggtggccactaaGTTTCTGTCGACGGTTGAAATGGTCGACATGGAGCGGCAGTGTTGCATCGATATGTGCATGGAGttccacaccaccacccagcagctGTCGGACGAGTTTCTGATCCGACTCAACCGATACAACTACGTCACGCCGACGTCCTACCTTGAGATGATCCACACCTTCAAGACGCTGCTCGACCGCAAACGGACGTACGCGGGCCGATCCGATGGGCTATTCCCCACTCGTAGCGCGACATCAGATGACTTACCTTCGTTAAACGCCCTTCCTTTCTCACTTGCAGAGAGGTGCTCACGGGGAAAAATCGCTACCTGACCGGGTTGAAGCAGTTGGAAATTGCGGCCCAGCAGATTGGCGTGATGCAGGAGCAGCTGGAAGCGGTGCAGCCGCAGATGAAGATTGCCGCTGAAACGGTGGCCCAGCAGATGGCCAAGGTGCAGGCGGACAGTGAGGTGGCCGCCGAACAGAAGCAGCTGGTGGAGAAGGACGAGGCGGCCGCCCAGGAGCAGGCGGCCGCCGCGAACGCCATCAAGGAGGTGTGTGACGCGAAGCTCGCCGACGCGATGCCCATTCTGGAGGCGGCCATGGAAGCGCTCAACACGCTGACGCCGGCCGACATCACGATCgtgaaaacgatgaaaagcCCCCCGGTCGGAGTGAAGGTGGTGATGGAGGCCGTCTGCATCCTGAAGGACCTGAAACCGGACCGGGTACAGAATCCGTCCGGCATGGGCATGATCGAGGACTACTGGGGGCCATCGAAGCGGCTGCTGGGCGACATGAAGTTCATGGAGGGGCTGCTGAACTTCGAGAAGGACGATATCCAACCGAAGGTCATCCAGAAGCTGGAGGAGCGCGTGCTGACGAACGAGAACTTTGACCCGGAGAAGGTAAAGGCGGCCTCGACGGCCGCCGAAGGGCTGTGCAAATGGGTCATCGCGATCGTGAAGTATGACAAGGTGGCGAAAGAGATTGCCCCGAAAAAGGCGGCCCTAGCGGAGGCTCAGGAGAGCTACAATGTAGGTTAAACGTGACAAACTGACCGCACTGTTCCTTTGTATCTAACTATCCGCCCTTTTTGGCAGTCCGCAATGACGGTGCTGAATGCCAAGTTGGAGCAGCTGCGTATAGTGGAGGAGAACCTAGCCGATCTGCAGCGCAAGCTGGACGAGCAGATAGCGCAACACGCCAAACTGCAGGCCAACGTCGAGCTGTGCATGAAGAAGCTGGAACGAGCCACCGAAATCATCACGGGGCTGGGCGGTGAGAAGGACCGCTGGCAGACGGCGGCCGACACGCTGGCCCAGGTCTACGACACGCTTACCGGGGATGTGCTGATAGCTTCGGGGATCGTAGCGTACCTCGGCCCGTTCACGATGCAGTTCCGGGCGCAGCAGATCACCCAGTGGAAGGAGCGTTGCGCCGATCGTGGTATCATCTGCTCGCGCGACTTCCAGCTGGTCAACGTGCTGGGCAACCCGGTCGACATACGGGCGTGGAACATCTTCGGCTTGCCCAGCGATGCCTTTTCGATCGAGAGTGCAATCATCATCCAGtaagggagagcgagagagcgagagaggggggggaactctcgtttggtttttgctttttgtgtaCTCGAGAAGGAGTACCGTACGCCACTGGACTGGATCGATTCTTCGAgagaaaataagaaataatTGTTTCGTTGCAGCAACGCCCGACGCTGGCCACTGATGATTGATCCGCAGGGGCAGGCGAACAAGTGGGTTCGCAATATGGAGAGGGCAAACCGGATTTGCATCATCCGACTGACCCAGCCGGACTACACGCGTGTCCTGGAGAACGCTATCCAGTTCGGGctaccggtgctgctggagaatGTCGGCGAAGAAATCGAACCCCTGCTGGAACCGATCCTGCTGAAGCAAATCTTTCGCCAGGGCGGAACGATGTGCATCAAGCTCGGTGACTCGGTGATCGAGTATAACGATTCGTTCAAGTAAGGACCCCGATAGTTGTCGCTATTTGTCTTCCGTTAATTCGCCGGTGATTTTCACTACCGTCGCTCCAAAGGTTCTACATTACGACGAAACTGCGCAGCCCACACTATTTGCCCGAGATCGCCGTTAAGGTGACGCTGCTCAATTTTATGATCACCCAGACGGGGCTCCAGGATCAGCTGCTGTCGATAACGGTGGCGCGCGAGCGTCCCGATTTGGAGACGGAGAAAAACTCGCTGATCGTGCAGGGGGCCGAGAACAAGCGGCAACTGCAAGAGATCGAGGACAAGATCCTGCAGGTGCTGTCGTCCGAGGGTAACATCCTCGAGGACGAGACGGCCGTGTCGGTCCTAAGCTCGTCGAAAACGCTGGCCAACGAAATCAACGAAAAGCAAATCATTGCCGAGGTAACTGAGCGTCAGATCGATGCCGCCCGTTTGCAGTACACCCCAATCGCGGCGCACTCCACCGTGCTGTTCTTTACGATTGCCGACCTGGCGAGCATCGATCCGATGTATCAGTACAGCCTGAGTTGGTTCGTCAATCTCTTTACCGCGGCTATCGACAATACCGAGAAGGTGGACGAGGTGCCGGCCCGCTTGGAGGACCTTAGGACCTACTTCACGTACAGCCTGTACGAGAACATCTGCCGCAGTCTGTTCGAGAAGGACAAGATACTGTTctcgctgctgttggccaccAACCTGCAGCTCGACGCCGCCCAGCTGGAAACGGCCGAGCTGATGTTTCTGCTGACCGGTGGCGTTGGATTGGATAACCCGGATCCGAATCCCGCCAGCGATTGGTTACCGGCGAAGAATTGGGATGAAATCTGTCGGCTGACGGGTGCGTTCGGAGAGGTGTTCGAGgggctgcagcagcacgtcACCGCCAACAGGGATACATGGAAGCAGTTTTTCGACGATGAAACGCCACACGCAGCGACGGTGCCCGATCCGTGGAGTGGGCGCTTGACGGCATTCCAGaagctgctgctactgcgcTGTTTCCGCCCGGATAAACTGGTTCCTGCAATCGAGCTATATGTGGCACGTAAGTCAACTAAATTAACTGATCAACTGGTGGTACAGAAGGGTATTATGGGGAGAATGGGGTGGGTTAACTAATATCTGAGTGTGCTTcacgttttttttcgtagAAACGATGGAACCAAAGTACGTCGAACCTCCTCCGTTCAATCTGAACGCGTCGTACGATGAGTCGAACTGCTGCGTACCGTTGATCTTCGTCCTAACACCCGGTACCGATCCGACGGCCACATTGCTAAAGTTCGCCGACACCCAAGGGCTCGGTGCTAGCCGGCTGTTCTCGCTTTCGCTGGGCCAGGGTCAGGGTCCGATCGCAGCGAAGATGATCGACGAGGGCACCAAATTCGGTAACTGGGTCCTGTTGCAAAACTGTCAccttgcgcaaagctggatgCCGACGTTGGAGAAAATCTGCGAAAGCTTCCAGCCCGATACGACCCATCCGGACTTCCGGCTCTGGTTAACCTCCTACCCGACGGAGCacttcccggtggtggtgctacaGAACGGCATCAAGATCACCAACGAGCCGCCGAAGGGTTTGCGCATGAACGTGACCCGCTCCTTCACGAGCGATCCGATCTCGAACGTCGAATGGTTCGAAGCCTGCAAGCAACCGGTCAGCTTCAAGAAGCTTCTGTACAGTTTGTGCTTCTTCCACGGCATCGTTCAGGAGAGGCGTCAGTTCGGCCCGATCGGTTGGAACATCCCGTACGAGTTTAACGAAACCGACCTGAGCATCAGCATGACACAGTT encodes the following:
- the LOC131208209 gene encoding dynein axonemal heavy chain 7; this translates as MDHRPSATTRGKPIDGNRLVTKVPSAGPSGGPSGGPSGLLSKISRKAHPEHNTKQIWRELNMPTDCDFLGPSVFSLPEKLLRHNTKMRPSPLARPRPDRNADKKKIRSYTALRKDREDFRRRLVRLIVRKEHEKDDPENTFPNVEERELLRYYHYIRHGIDTVHVSPVDKRVLHRILRLIPKNLSRWKQALRDIICEIKEDYSFAVRKAVVDFVLGDAMTKYARKEEITPGRAEIKEMRLKWKHRYDENRAKIRRNLFSINACSEQILELWDTTFKQLLLVDVKELEAKGEAYDLTEFTSTVNQQIEEARLTLSDKWYGAIKTIFHKGTKKKLIPDESKPKMLKKFFNSLATLMTRQLQNLCINSIEAYTHYICDVGRSNQGFRLTILLENQDSLSFIPSFPRFQIEILKIIDNVAKSVKSFPRIERQIYPDFPCPHDVLRPEIPPEVINVCKQRIHEILEEQRIGPELRMQDFDNYMTLMNGSDIDEIERFMEKRPSFEEYCTYIQRYKKMENDVAREIYGVLSMGFYEFHREGLIDTLEGLAKFMQQELIAKMTADQQSGAHQLAIEYEAISMKITTIPKDTVELMSLKAYAIQMEETTIPEMEERLKKNLHHLLYLTDYTIYTPLEIKQNNNTFQWYMKMATIFQDHKNIVGEKVIEYQDALKRRIESFRRDLELFWQQVKEYDSWGDIKNLQKYKKKATALDNKLVAAMEKIDHINEEETAYGWDLSQYPIRKQCHDKLAPYKQLYDAGQEFMDKHDLWMHSQVGSHDPEQVDDTVGTLYRSVFKLEKHFSDSYQTQRLAHDIKNRIDQFKTHMPIVQTLGNPGMKERHWEQVSEIIGFPIRISAELTLERVIDYGLDDYIQRFETISESATKENNLEKAMIKMVNEWSDMAFVVLPYRDTGTYILSAIDDIQVLLDDHIIKTQTMKSSLYIKPFEKDIMAWEKKLMLLQDILDDWLKVQTTWMYLEPIFSSPDIQSQMPEEGRRFSAVDKIWKDLMKSVHADTKVLVVLEIDKMSEKLKKSYGLLEVIQKGLNEYLEKKRLYFPRFFFLSNDELLEILSETKDPTRVQPHLKKCFEGIASLHFTEALDITMMRSSEGEEVELVEEVSTGKAKGQVEKWLLDLERSMKRSIHLKVANSYEAYTETERHRWMLMWPGQCIQCISCAFWTLETTLCFDSENPVAALEEYLETCKVQISFIVDLVRGKLAMQNRLTLGALVVLDVHARDVLLELIEKRTGQVDDFNWLAQLRYYYEEQNLATRMINSTLPYGYEYLGNTSRLVITPLTDRCFRTLFGALHLHLGGAPEGPAGTGKTETTKDLAKAVAKQCVVFNCSDGLDYIALGKFFKGLASCGAWSCFDEFNRIDLEVLSVVAQQILTIQRGINAGASTMVFEGTTLTLDPTCAVFITMNPGYAGRSELPDNLKALFRSVAMMVPDYVLISEIELYAFGFLNAKPLAVKIVATYRLCSEQLSSQPHYDYGMRAVKSVLKAAGALKLRYPGESEDILVLRSIKDVNLAKFLTQDVALFQGIISDLFPGVALPAPDYAVFDEAVRGACTKHNKQCTPFFLEKVQQLYEMIVVRHGLMLVGPPLGGKTTAYRVLAEALASIEESASEMGEHRVQYTVINPKAITIGQLYGQSDPVSQEWSDGILAVSYRQYAQSTSPDRKWLIFDGPVDAIWIENMNTVLDDNKKLCLMSGEIIQLAPTTNLLFEVMDLDAASPATVSRCGMIFMEPLALGWEPLLESWKTTLPPALHSLNKQVITQMFHRFCPLLLWFVRRGGGLREMLPTSDSNLVLSVMHLFDCFMDDYRNEAYMKAVSEVDVRAQLEGVFFFSCIWAIGGPLETDSRCRFSELFRALTEKVFPPELNEKFRIPEHLQVPPLPKPFIFQIPRGGTVFDYRFTKEGKGKWRPWAEEIGQSTSIQRDVPVNQVIVPTVETIRIGALLELLVQHGKCLLLVGPTGTGKSVYTIDFLLKRNDTNVFKPLLIAFSAQTTANQVQDIIMSKLDKRRKGVYGPPLGKRCVVFIDDVSMPIRETYGAQPPIEIVRMWLDHRLWYDRKDVTAMKLVDLQLMCAMGPPSTGNTVSARFSQHFNAVAMDEFDDQTLQQIFSKIVLWHLDTRGFSKEFDPCIDEIVLSTLQLYRQARAILLPTPAKCHYLFNLRDFSRVIQGVLLSVPEGTETLNSMRRLWGHEILRVYGDRLVDDADREWLFQELCTVIREYMREDPKVLFERFVEGNELTETSLRALMFCDFTNPKADTKLYLEVMDIEELSFVVESYLVEFNNMSKKPMSLVLFRFAIEHLSRICRIIKQPRSHALLVGVGGSGRQSLARIASHICSYELYQVEISRQYGMTEWRDDMKNLLKKVCGADQHICFLFTDTQVKEEGFLEDINNLLNSGEIPNLFTNEEKSEIIERMRQMDRQKEKSQQTDGSIVALFNLFVTIIRDQLHIVLSMSPIGSAFRNRVRKFPSIVNCCTIDWFQPWPKDALTAVATKFLSTVEMVDMERQCCIDMCMEFHTTTQQLSDEFLIRLNRYNYVTPTSYLEMIHTFKTLLDRKRTEVLTGKNRYLTGLKQLEIAAQQIGVMQEQLEAVQPQMKIAAETVAQQMAKVQADSEVAAEQKQLVEKDEAAAQEQAAAANAIKEVCDAKLADAMPILEAAMEALNTLTPADITIVKTMKSPPVGVKVVMEAVCILKDLKPDRVQNPSGMGMIEDYWGPSKRLLGDMKFMEGLLNFEKDDIQPKVIQKLEERVLTNENFDPEKVKAASTAAEGLCKWVIAIVKYDKVAKEIAPKKAALAEAQESYNSAMTVLNAKLEQLRIVEENLADLQRKLDEQIAQHAKLQANVELCMKKLERATEIITGLGGEKDRWQTAADTLAQVYDTLTGDVLIASGIVAYLGPFTMQFRAQQITQWKERCADRGIICSRDFQLVNVLGNPVDIRAWNIFGLPSDAFSIESAIIIHNARRWPLMIDPQGQANKWVRNMERANRICIIRLTQPDYTRVLENAIQFGLPVLLENVGEEIEPLLEPILLKQIFRQGGTMCIKLGDSVIEYNDSFKFYITTKLRSPHYLPEIAVKVTLLNFMITQTGLQDQLLSITVARERPDLETEKNSLIVQGAENKRQLQEIEDKILQVLSSEGNILEDETAVSVLSSSKTLANEINEKQIIAEVTERQIDAARLQYTPIAAHSTVLFFTIADLASIDPMYQYSLSWFVNLFTAAIDNTEKVDEVPARLEDLRTYFTYSLYENICRSLFEKDKILFSLLLATNLQLDAAQLETAELMFLLTGGVGLDNPDPNPASDWLPAKNWDEICRLTGAFGEVFEGLQQHVTANRDTWKQFFDDETPHAATVPDPWSGRLTAFQKLLLLRCFRPDKLVPAIELYVAQTMEPKYVEPPPFNLNASYDESNCCVPLIFVLTPGTDPTATLLKFADTQGLGASRLFSLSLGQGQGPIAAKMIDEGTKFGNWVLLQNCHLAQSWMPTLEKICESFQPDTTHPDFRLWLTSYPTEHFPVVVLQNGIKITNEPPKGLRMNVTRSFTSDPISNVEWFEACKQPVSFKKLLYSLCFFHGIVQERRQFGPIGWNIPYEFNETDLSISMTQLRIFMDEYEEVQYVALRYLTGECNYGGRVTDDWDRRCLNTILAKFYQPAVLDSSGFYFDDAAQYPVPDLKEHEEFVAFLKDLPMIARPGVFGLHENADITKDQKETDSLLASTLKTKDRTDLLYMKILEDQKNTSTGVFKESPAELVIRVSSDILKRLPPEFDRDAALEKYPTDYHQSMNTVLVQEMVRFNALLNCIRSSLDTARKAMQGLVAMSPTVEEVVGAILIGKIPSVWAKRSYPSLKPLGSYITDFIARLEFLQKWYDEGPPATFWVSGFFFTQAFLTGAQQNYARKYVIPIDLLVFDNKVQRATEFNEPPEDGVYVYGLFLEGTRWDTENGYLAESIPRVLFDTMPHILLKPIKKEDFVPRHTYTCPVYKTAERRGTLSTTGHSTNFVIALLLDCAPNAKPEHWVMRGAAMLCQLSH